acaatggctatattctttcacggtgaacaacactattcacattacatagcacatatgattttggtacaaggtcgcattttgcatcttacattgagtgcctgcagctttggtgttatagatcacacacgcagtgccgggcaacagaattcagtttgcaggtggccatggtaagccatagtcttttggcttctgtaaccttcataacagcagcgccctcctctcccataccaagcaaagcacgctGAGTAGGCcttttagtgctgcggttttcctcttaacgtgcagcagcagaaaccaaactaaccccccgcAATctaattctctgggatgattgctttacccctcaccccaccacgtggctggtatcagggaagatccctgctagccaaacgcgaacagctcagtgccaatgcccccccccttcccaccgcgtggctaactgcgaggaggatttcttttcagccacaggcaaacagcccagtaggaacggccacttctgaatgtccccttaattaaattcccctatttcaaccaggttaccatgaacaatatcactctcctgaggataacacagagagataaagaacggatgttgcttgaatgccagcaaacactagGACCATACgttgccaggctttgtcatgcaatgataccagattacttgctactagcatggtgtggtaaagtgtcttaccatggaggatggaataaggctgctctccccagaaaacttctgcaaaggcttttagagtacctccaggagagcttcatggagatgtccttggaggatttccgctccatccccagacacgataacagacttttccagtagctgtactggccacgaatgcatcccaagtcctcaaggctacttaatcattaaaaaacactttcttttataacatgtattatattttaaaaggtacactcaccagaggtcccttctccggcttcgttgggttgggagggtacttcagtcagggtgataaaaagatcctggatgtcggggagaacggtgtgttgtgtgctctcctcaagctcatcctcctcctcctcctcctcatcttccccgtccacaaaatcctcaggtATGGCAAAGAGTatcccatcatcggagtccacggacagagGTGGGGTAGTGGTGCCGGCCcctcctagaattgcatgcagctcagcatagaagcggcatgtctggggctctgtcccggagcatccatttgattctttggttttctggtatgcttgtctgagctccttaagtatCACATGGCGCTGTGTTGCATCcttgctgtagcctctgtccctcatggcctcggagattttttgaaatgttttgccatttcgtcttttggaacgtagttctgatagcatggattcctctccccatacagcgatcagatccaatacctcccgttcggtccatgctggagctcttttgcgattctgggactgcatagtcacctgtgctgatgagctcgcttGGCCAatcaggaaatgagattcaaaagttcccggggcttttcccgtacacctggccagtgcatccgagttcagagtgctgtccagaatgGTCACAatagtgcactgtgggatagctcctggaggccaataccttcgaattgcgtccacactaaccctaatttgaaatggcgatgtcaatttcagcactaatcctcTCGttggtggagtacagaaatcgattttaagagccctttacgtcggaaaaaatggcttcgttgtgtggatgggtgcagggttaattcaatttaacgctgctaaatccgacataaactcgtagtgtataCCAGGCCCTAGTGTATAAAGTCCTAAGGACTTCAGGGTGGCTCTCGAAATCTTCGGGTTGTGCAATTTAGAGACTGTCTGCTCAGAAAAGAGTGACATACCCTCAGAAGGAAGGTCCTGCAAGGTCTGTTGGACCTCATGCAGCAGGACCAAGGATTGAAGCCATAAGCTTCTATGCATTGCCACTGCTGAGGCCACAGATCTGGCTGCAGAGTCCACCGCATCCAAGGCTATTTTCAGGGATGTCTTTGCCACTGATTTTCCTTCATTCATAAGAGCTGCAAATTCTTGTCTCGATTCCTGGGGTAACAACTCTTTACATTTCAACATGGAGTCCCAGGATTAAAATCATACCTGCTCCGTACCACCTGCTGGTTTGCAATCCTGAGCTGGAGGCTACGTGTTGAATAGACCTTTCTACTGAAAAGGTCTAAATTTTGGCATCTTTGACCTTGGGGGCTGGTCCCTGTAGTTCCCACTCATTGGCTGCTGACACAATCCAAAGAGCCCAGTAGTGGATGCATATGTAAGAATTCATAACCCTTAGCTGGGACAAAGTActtcttttcagttttctttgcaATCGGCTGAAAGGACGCTGGGGTCTGCCACGATGTCTTGATGGGTTATGTAATGGCCTCATTCAGGCGGTAATGACACTTTCGAAAGGCCTGTTGCCATCAGATTGTCTACCAAGGCATGGGAGGACTCCCTGATCTCTCTTACCTGGATCCCCAGGTTCTGAGCCACTCTCTTGAGGAGCTCCTGGTCATTTTATAATCATCCTGAGAGAGCATTACATCTGTTCCTGTGACAGCCTCATCAGGAGAAGAAGAGGAGGCATCTGCCACTTTCCTGGGGGCCACGTTATGGGTGGGATGCCTTGGCTGGGGTTCATGGCAGGATAGTGCCAACTGGAGTGAGGGCACCAGCTCCTGTGGGAGACATATGACTCTGCCTATGAGTCCATCTCAGACTCCCTTCCTGAAGACCAGGGAGGAGTGGTGCCAACCGGTGCCAGCGATCGGTGCCGGAAGAGAGGAGACTAGGGATGGGCCATCACGGCCAGTTTCCCCTTTGAAGGCAATTGGGGCCTCCGTGCCATGCAGATCCTTTCCGAAGGTGCCACAGATAGGGCAGAGAGTAAGTCTCTTGCCATGGCAAACGCCTCTGATGTCAACAGTACCGCCAGGGCAGTGGAACTCCAGTGGCAGTGAATCTATTGGTACCTGACTCAACAGTACCCACTCTGGGGCCGGACTCAATGGCACCACATGAGTTGTTGGAGCTGCGCAGCAACCCAACATGAGTTGCACTCTACTAGTGTCTCCCTGGCCTTCCAATCTCAGAGTTGGGGATTGACCTCTGTCtgtcttctgttttttcctcAGCATTGGTGATGGAGAGCAGTGCCAAGGTTCTCTTGCTGGAGAGCCTTTCTTTGGCATCAGGGATGGTGAATAGTGCCAAGGCTCTCGAGAAGTGGAAGGAGCATCTCTTCTCcgtgccagtgatggagaacggTGCCAAGGATCCGAAACAGTAGCCAAGTTGCTCCTTACAGAGGTTGAAGTGCTCACTACCAAGACTGAGTGACCCAGCTCTGAGGAAGATCTTAGCACTGCTCCAAGAGAATAAATTTTAGTTTACTGTGTTTTATCCTTTTTGGCAGGGCCTGAAGTCTTTGGAgatcttacaacactcctgcacGTGAGCTTCCCCCAAGCACTTAAGGCAGCTGGAATGGGGGTAGCTCACAGGCACAGGCTTATGGCATGAGGCTTAAAACTTAGAGGCCAACGCATGGTCCAGTACTGGGCAGAGACTAACCCTGCTTATCAGGGTTCCGCTAAGCTAACAAACTACTAAGAACAAGAAATAAATTATATACAATGAAGTTTGGAAAAATCCACTGAGAGGGTACTTGTAGAACACAAGGATGAGACAGTTCCAGTGACCATaacaggtggtaagaaggaactgagggggctgtAGATTGGCATGACCCTTATACCAGTGCTACGAGCGTGCAACTCCAGTGGGCAGAGCCAACCCaacggataccactgagggaaaacttTCTGGCAGTGGTGCTCAGGGCAAGCACACATCTActttggaatggacataagcaagcacttgaagaagaaccaaAGCCAGTAAATCTAGCAAAGAGCCACTAATGAAAAGGACTTTCTCCTGTCTGATGTTTCTTACTGTTTGGGGgcagcaaaggaaatgaagggaagGCATAAAGTAGATCTGCTGCCTATGAATGGAAGAGTGCTCCCTTGTTCTTGTGCATGCAGAAAACACCTCTGGACTTTAGAATTTTTCTAGTATTTACGCGTCCACAGAACACCAAGAAAATATGCACTGCAATCCTTTTTATGGCTAAGTGCAACCAGAAAATCCAAgacattgaaatgttttgttgaagTAGGTTCTATGGACTTTGATGTCACATCTAACTGTCAACTGAACATTAGATGTGCTTTAACAAATCAGGATATGGTTAGTGCTTCAGTTTGCAGATTTCTCAGAAACACTGTCACTATTCTTGGTTCTGGGGAAGTTTCCCAATTAGCAAGAAATTTCGGAATGTAGAGTTAACATTTTCCATCATAAGGAAAGTGCGCTGATATTCTGAAGAGCTCTCCAGTGCTCCCCTTTCAACTGCAATGTTTTGGATCTCCTTGAATTCAGAACCATGTTGAAGAACCAGTCCAGCCCAGCCTCTTAAGGTTAAGGCTTTAGAAACAGAATCTTGCCTCCTGGGAAGAAAATAACTCTGCCCTAAATTCTTGTTCAAGGTTTTCTGCATAAACTGTACCTTATTGACTAGAAGTTTTGGGAGAGGTCTCAAAAATGATATCATGAGCAGCTCTACCATTAGTattctccccctacccccaaaagAAGAAATTACCTAGACtcaagaagaaagaaaaactaCCCAAAAGAAAGTAATATAGAAAAACAGTAATATAGCCTTGGAGACTGCTCAAATGGAGCTCTCTCACAgaataaaatactttttaattAACTACATAGTTTACACACAAGGAACTAATGATAAAAGGACTGTAAAAtctggaaaaatatttaaaagttgaGAAAAACATTTTCCTAAGGGCAATACTGGAattgcaaaatggaattcttcACAAGTTGATTTGAAAGAAAACTGATGATGTTAATCAGTGTACCTCGCCAATGAATAAATGTGTGTCCTCAAGTGCTGAGACAGCTTACCGCTTTTAAAACTTTATGCAATGGAGCAGTTAGATCTGTCATATATACTATGTGCAGAAAACCTAAAGTGGGGATCAATGGCAAACTATTTGTAATCTAGGAATGAAAGATgcctgatttaaatcatgagtaTATGTTACATTAGTGTATTTATGGATACCAGTGGTACTTTATGTATGTTTAATTTTCTGCTTCTAAAATTGCTAATGAAGTGCTTTAGTACAAGTGCCTGTTAGCTCACACTAGTTAAAACTGCCAATTTTCATTCACTGTCTAATTCTGGAGAGCAATCTAACAGTGGGAAAGTCATGGAGTGTTCAAGCTATTGTATTAAGATCTGAAGAGACATATTTGCAGCAGTGTCAAAAAACCCACTATGGATTCCAAATACTGATGAGAATAGAGATTCACTAACTGTGGGCCTAATCTTTGCTCAGGAGTCTACAAGGAGCCTGAAGGCTATCCGAAAACTGTCTGGTTTTGGAGCCATGAAAGATAATACAGATTATACCTCCTCAACAATTTAGTGCCATTTAACTCCACACTCTGCCCAAAGATTAAGTCCATGATTACACTTCCAAGATGCCAAAAATAGCAGTTATGAAGCTGGTGAATGATTTTACGCATCCTGACACTACAGAGGCACCTTGATATTATGGCATGGATACAGTATCAAGGTCTACATAGCGATAGATTGGGGTAATCAGTGGCTCCACAACAGTCCAGTAGGGGAGAAATGGAGTGAGTGATAGCTGAGGAAAATCTGAATGATCAGTATAGGTATTCTGGTGGGCTGTGTCTGAAATGGCTATCAGTCAGGGAGAGGGCAGAACCACTGAGCAAAACATTTCTGGGAGCAATCATATGGATCAAAATGTCAAGAGTACTTTACTATTTTACACCCCCAATACCTTCAATTTAATATTTTCACATGGAAACTCACttaaataaattataaatttaaCAAAAACTAAATACTGAGTAATGTATCGTGTGTGGTAGCAATAGTAGAACAAGACCACTTTGTAGTAAAATGAGTAAGCTGTTTCTATTTCTCAATCCTCATTGATACTACTTGCATTTCTGAATATCAGTAATAATTAGAAATTAATATAACTGACATTTGTTTACTTTTCTTTATACACCTCTTGAATTTATTTAAATCAAGCTGGTTAATCCATGCGACCTTAATGTCATTAGACTGACTAAAAAGCTCATGAAAACATTAGGAATTTGTGCTTTCTTATTTCAGTCATTATGATATCTTGGTTTTTCCATCTCCAGTATGCTTCCTTCATATCCATTGGCCACAAAAGATTCCTTAAGAAAACAGAGTAAAGTATTAAGAAGAATCTCAATTTTAAATTCAACAAGGAAGTGTGTGTTCATGGTGTATTTAAATATAAAGCCTCTCCAGATGAAATGAGCGATGGCTTCTTCCATGCATCTCCGGGGATTTTTTTGGAATGAAGGATTAGATAAATCAAGTATTTATGATGTTTCAGGTTTGTAGAGCAAATCTCTTCTTAATATTCCTGTGACCTACTTATTTGAGGTAGTGGATGTTCCTGTGAGAAGAGTAGACGTCCACCTCCTAGGAGCTGATGGTGTCAGATTAAAGGCCAGCGTCATACGGTCTTTTGCTGGTTACAGGCAGCCATGGAGGTGCAGTTTATTCTGGAGATGCTATACTAGTTGGCTTTGTTCCATCTTCCGCAAGTCTAGTTGCCTTTTCTGTTATAAGCACCAAAAGGTTGTTGAAATCTTTAACAGATCATACAAATTTTTCCTCTGCTACTTGGGCATGGGGCGTTTCTTTTTCTTCCACTATTACTTTAACACAGTTGTAAAATTATTAAAAACGGTGTCAACACTAGGTGTTAAGTGTTTCAAATCATATTAGCCATCTCGATTTAGGTAACAACTTTAAAAAAGCacttttcctaatctagacaaaGCTGTAGTCCCATCCAAATAAAAAGTTAATGTCCTCTTATATCTGGATTATTGAATCTAGTTTTCCCCAGATACGAATTTTTTTTAGAAGAACACAGATTAGATTAAATCAAGACTAGCCATTAAAGCCTGCAACTCACTCACTCATTGCAGATGTACTTGTGATTAAAAATGCGGTCTTTAATAACATGTGAAACAAAGAGCACATTCCCAAGGCTTGAGAAGGAGAGTCTATCAACTTTACAATACCAAAGTAAAGCCCTGTGATTGAACGGGTTCTATGACTAGAAGGgagatttaagaacataagaatggccatagtgggtcaaaccaatggtccatctagcccagtatcctgtcttccaacagtggccaatgccagatgcatcaaaggaaa
The Natator depressus isolate rNatDep1 chromosome 2, rNatDep2.hap1, whole genome shotgun sequence DNA segment above includes these coding regions:
- the LOC141982997 gene encoding uncharacterized protein LOC141982997 isoform X2, whose translation is MQSQNRKRAPAWTEREVLDLIAVWGEESMLSELRSKRRNGKTFQKISEAMRDRGYSKDATQRHVILKELRQAYQKTKESNGCSGTEPQTCRFYAELHAILGGAGTTTPPLSVDSDDGILFAIPEDFVDGEDEEEEEEDELEESTQHTVLPDIQDLFITLTEVPSQPNEAGEGTSAANVSSLPPPSQRLSQIRWRKKCTCNEMFSVLMQSSGTDRAQQNVWRDTIAEYRKVAYEREERWQQEDQRRHEATRATAGSNGHAPASGGGS
- the LOC141982997 gene encoding uncharacterized protein LOC141982997 isoform X1; this translates as MQSQNRKRAPAWTEREVLDLIAVWGEESMLSELRSKRRNGKTFQKISEAMRDRGYSKDATQRHVILKELRQAYQKTKESNGCSGTEPQTCRFYAELHAILGGAGTTTPPLSVDSDDGILFAIPEDFVDGEDEEEEEEDELEESTQHTVLPDIQDLFITLTEVPSQPNEAGEGTSAAANVSSLPPPSQRLSQIRWRKKCTCNEMFSVLMQSSGTDRAQQNVWRDTIAEYRKVAYEREERWQQEDQRRHEATRATAGSNGHAPASGGGS